From the genome of Anopheles funestus chromosome 2RL, idAnoFuneDA-416_04, whole genome shotgun sequence:
TCCTTTACCCGTGTCGCTCCACTCCACAACAACTACACCCGACCAATATGTTTAGGGACTGACTGAAAGCTTTAGGAACTGGTTCTTCAATGTCTCCACGCTCCATTGCTTGGCTGCTTTTCCCCAGGAACCGCACCACCAAAAGCGGGGTACggttttatgaatgaaattatCTCTACACAAGTCGCAAGCTCCGCTGAATGCGACCCCAAAACCGAACCTCGGTAGTGCACGTTGACGAAGCGAGAGGCAaggattaaaaatgaaaagctcACACGACACACGGTAATGCAATCAGAAATGGAACGTCTATGAACGATGTGCTAGAGGCTATGgtcatttgcttttttgtcaTATAAATCCAATAATCATTATAATGAGCTTCTTTTGAATGATATTGCCATAAAAGAAGACGTTTTTTCCAATTGCAAAAATAGTACTTAGAATGTGAGTTCAAAATCAAATGTGTCTGAACAGCTCATTCTTTGAAAATGTAAGCAAAACTAAACATCTGGTGTGAACATTTGCTGTTTTGGAAATAGtttcaaaataattacaaattgTAATAATTCCGAAAAATAGCTTGCATATGCAAGATATTTATACTTTAATCttgaaattgttcatttgccaTTCCTTGCTTAACTATATATTTCTGCTGTTCTTGTTAACTAATCTCACAATGATTCCTTTCCCAATTCATTCATAAAGTCTGTATACTCCGTCCAACACACCACAAACTTCGACTCGTTTCAAAAACAGCTAGTGAACCGTGCTACACACATTCAAACACAGTTTTAGTCATCGCTGTCAACGGTTTCAGGCACCGCAACACTCTGTTTTCTACACGTTTGTGGCAGATGGGAAAGACTGTATAGAGGCAAGCACGGCCTCAAACTTAGCGAGTGAGCGAagatttcattcataaatccGAAACCTCACCAGCGAATCCGGGGTGATGCGGATTGCGGAACGAAGAAAATAACCGGCAACTACCATACGTGACATCAAGGACTGCCTGAAGTGCTAGAGGACGGACGATGGTGCGCGTACACGTTCGCGTAGGCGAATGGGGGATatatctttaattttttttgttgccttttccACCATCAAACAACCCTTGCCAGTGCACACGAGCATGTTTCACCCGATCGTAGTTCCGATCCCCACCGGTATAGCATCGTACGAAAGTGTACGATGTCGAACTGAAGcataaagcacacaaaacaaaccgcaCCGTGGCAGGGTACAGGGGTGGGTACCgtatgaaagaaaattacGGTGGCCATGTTGTTGTCTAGCAAACAGGCCGACACAGTACAGACGTTGGGGGGGAGGACGGGTGGTTTGGGGCTTAAAATCAGGGTGAAAACCGTTCGGATGAACCGGAAGAACCGAATGAAAGTTCAACTCGCTCGTTGGAAGGATACAGCGGAATGGTACATAAGGCTCATGACTACGAGCATGTTAATTGAGCCTGGCAATGGAACATAAATCCGCCTGACATCTCCCCTACACTGTACGATATGGACGGGGACGCATCATTGCTCCGGTATAATACGCTGTGCGTTTCGTTGAAGAAGATGAGACTTTAGCAAGGAGAAATTAAATCGATACAACGCCTTTTCATTGTTCGTGCTTTTATCGATCAAACTAGTTAGTGCCACATTAAATGGCAAAGCACTTTAAAACACCATGAAACTAgcgaaaagctttaaaaaatttaatacttatgtgattttaaaatttatatctacagcatattttttattatatttgtaaTTTCTATAACACAATAATAATATGctgtgaaattaaaacaaaataaaatcatgtgcaaataaaaatgtaacacaaATAGCTTCAACATTATACAATTAATGACTgaacatattaaaaacaatggttaaattaatgttttcctcATGGCTTTTAAATACGGAAACCTTGGATGTTCAGTAGCCTTCATCGATTAtgggaaaaccaaaaaaatatgtttaatatgTTCTCATATTTCTTGATATTGCATTTTTAAAGTCGATTCgatttttaacgatttttaGAGTCAAAAGCTCACGATGGATGGAGCCATATGAATCGATGGATGGTAGGAATCAATACACAATCGAGTCTTTACCGCAAGAGTATGGTGAAAaatcttcgtttttttaaactttgttcAAATATCGTTTTGCAGTTcttaaacattgtttttattctcaATTAAGAAGTAGCCATAAAGTTATTTTATGGACATTGGTGGATCAAGCCCCTTGGAGTCCTTGAGCGGAATACCGGAGGGCTGAGACGCCCATTTTGACGACATTTACTATCAATTGTCGCTAGTaatctctttcttctttcttctctttataTCTGATATATCTAATTTAATGTGGTTGACTCACCGGGGTAAAGGATAGTTTATGCGCAGAACACTTTACTTCCACAAACCATTGGAAAGCATTTACTTCTAAACACACTTCAAGAAGACAATACACGTTCTTCGAGATCCTATGAGGACCGATGGACCGATCCGCCACTGGTTATGGAATATATAATATTAGCCTTtgcagaaatttatttttatttaccaaaTCTATACATTTTCACCTATAAACTGTCATGTTTCATAGATTCTACGAACAAACAACGTTGCGAACTGCTCATAGGCAATTGTCTCGACAACATCAATAAGCTGACACTTTAGTCATTACTCCTTCCGAACGCCTCGTATCGTTCCTGTGGGCCACAAGATTGATACACCATTCGATTAGCCCATCCTGCACCCATACCCCACAAAAGAAATCACCCAGCGTCGAACCTTCTGTCCACCTGTCCGCATGCGTGTGTGAGATGAACTATTCGCTCGGATAATGACAATCATTACCGTCCGTTACCGATCGTTCGTTCGGCACTTTTGCTCCCCTTTTGCTCGCTTAATGATAAGTCGGACAGTAACAACCATCGCGCTCCTTTTCCTGTTCGTCTCCACTCCCTCCTCGCAAACAAACCCACACCACGatcttcatcatcaccatcatggGCAGCGTTATCAAACAAAACTGGTTGATTCTCCTGCCGGaccaaacgaacgaaaacggTCAGGACCAGGCAAGTACCAGCGTTGACTAAATTACATACCTCGTTGCATAATGAACGGGCTGTGATCAAACGAATTACCCGGCACCAACTACCCACCCCCGGGAAACCCGATCCTACCGCACATTTCCCCCAGGGGGGAGgccacacaaacaaatgataCGATATTATGCATAAGCCGATCGGGAGAAAATTCATTATAATTTTCCGCTTAAATAACGCTTACAAAAATGTGACTGCACACAACCGGCGGGCATTTCATTAGGGGTTGAAACGATACTAACCCTTCCGTACGTCCTCCTTCGAGCCTTCACGATGGGGAACAAACTTTGTACCATGGCGCCAGAGCAAAGCGAgtagaaattattttactCAGACAAGATTGACCCTGGAGATTCTATAATCATTCGCTTGATTTTTATATGTATATTCCAGAATGATGCCGGATACTTAAATGGCAATGAATTGGGGATGTGAGGGTAAATATTTATCTGCTAATCGTAGGGTCATTCTTGGAACTTTAGTTTGATGTCTTCATTAAATCAGTTGCTTGCTTTCTTTGTGACCTTTGCCTTTTAGACGGCCGGCTAAGGATTGATGGAAGAAATCAAATTAAGTTATTTAAAGATATTCTCTGCAGTGCTTACATTGCAGTTGAACAAAACTCTAGATAGTTAAGTTAATGTTATAATAACATCCTTTACCATGCAGCAATTGAAATCCGGCTATAAAAGTAAATGTaacccaaaagaaaaacactaaATCATGTTTCGTTGATGAATTGTTTCAATATTATTACTGCACCATAAAGCATTTCGCTATAATCATGTTACGTACCCGATTCTCAACATAACAAGAACAATCTACGGGGCAGCCTGCACTTAACAAATGTCAACGAATGCAAAACTCCACGGTCAAACGATTTGCCGGTCCATCACGAAAGATCGCAACGGCATGAATGAAACGAACCCTTCGCCAGATCGACAACACAAGCCGCATTTGGCCgcgaaacacgaaacaaaaaaccccagcGGTACGATCGGGGTAAGCACCACAACAGGACGCTGCTAACCTGCTTCAAGTACCGAATAATTTTGCCACtcgaaagaaaggagaaaggGTAAACACAACTGCCAACCGCCTAAACAGTGCTCATCGGTTAAGAAAACATCCTATCTTCAACGTGCCGTTACCGCCGCTTTCGTTTGCGTGTtacaaacatcaaacattcAACGACGTACTCGAGTGGAACAGCGAAATAGTACTTCAAAGGTTTTGCCACGGggacgacaaaacaaaactcggAGCAATCGGTGCAAGGTAGACATGGAGAGCGTGATTTTCCTGCTTCATGCAGACAGTGagccacagcaacagcaaaaaaaaaatacgcttcACGAACGGTCGTAGCTGCTTGATGCCGCATCAAGATGGAGGCTGAAGAGGATGGCCCTCGTTTATAGGTTAGCCGTGCTAATTACGCAGCAGCCATGCGCTTACTCATCCGGTGGCAGCTATCGTGGTTGATCAGATTGACAAATGGACGTTCCCTGAGGTCAATTTTGAAGCTCTTCCGCTTATCAGCGGCTACCAAATCacgctattaaaaaaaaagcaactccACATTCACTGGTTATTACTTTAGGAGTTTTTTCGATATCGAGTTTTTGTACACCGGAAGGTTTGTGCATTCCTTGTAATGGTGAGGCGCCAATGTTTCAAATTACACGGGATAAACGAATACACCCTTGCACAAGTGAATGATCACAGCTTTTATTGCGAAGTGGTACTTAAGAACGCACAAAGGCAAACTGTTTTACGACCAAGAGCAGGTTTGTGAAGTTGTGAAGGTCAGGGATGTAATAAGTTTGGCAAGTCGTATGAATCATGCTGAAGGACAAGCGATGTTGTACGATGATGCGGATTGTAACACTAATAAACAAGCTACAAAATTGCTGCTGAAGATCAActgtaaagataaaaaataatgtaaattaaagtttaattttggatctcaaatctttttattttctacctAAGACAAGCAACTTAAAATAATAAGAATACTTCTTTATATACATTCGGAATGAAAAACATATTCAATTCAAATCATTGATTGCTTCGTGTTGATGAACATATCAAGATATTGGATATTGGATACAATATAACTAAAAACCTTAAAATAACTTCCACACCTTATCATTGCTTTTATAAACAATATCCTCAACCAGAATTAATGCAATCGGTAAGCTATTTCATATACGTAAAAACAGTTCACACCCAGCAACTCCGTCTCCCCCTTTAATGCAACGCTCAATAAAACCACAAAATATCATCATTTCATGGAATGGATTTTTGAGATAAGAAATCAAATCATCGATACGGCAAACAGCGAACAGCTCTTTTCCCAAAACGCTATCGCGTTGTGCATTTCCCTTTACGCTAATCATCAATTACGTCAAATCGTTTGACACAAAATCGGAACAGGATGTACGCCATTCTCGCCCTGgctttcgaaaaaaaagggattccTCAACAACTGTGCGCACCAGTCAGAATGCTACATTCCAGtattattgctttattttcgCACCTTCCTTTCGCCAGACACAAACGGATGATAATCCGTGTACGAAAGCAACATTGGATGGGTGCAGCACGCAAACGTCGCAAAAGGACTCTGGCCAGACTACTTGCGCACGTGCTTCAGATGGAAATGACTTCATTGCTGAGCGCTCACGCAATTACTGTCACTCTCGGGGACGGTGGTGTCTGCCCCGGCTGTAACTTCACCATACGGAAGGTATTGTGCCTGGAAGGATTACCACGACCCAACCTGTCACCCGAGCCCTGGGTGCCCGTACCCGGCTGCCTGTAGAATGCTGCCATTTCCCTTCCCGCTGGGGGGGAAGTGAACGTTCGATTGGGCTAAGATTTAATGGCATTGTTTGAACATGCGCCCGATTGCACCGACGCACCGATGGTTGACCATTTCCAATCGAAATCTTATCTACCCTGTCCAGGTTTTTATGCGACAACTTGCTGACAACCGTTCCTTCTCGCCTGCCCAAAAGCTATTGCGTCTGCGCGTCTCGCACTATCATACACAAGCCGCAGctgtaccaaaacaaacaaaaaaatacaagcgCCAAATCACAAGTTGACAACGGTTATTGCGAGAACGCGAGTAAGCGTAGCAATCCCAAATCGGCCCACTACTCCTCATGGACACCTTTGGCAGCGAAAACTTTGGAgatcaccttttttttatttcatctctCGCAACAGAGATATCTGATGAACACATTGAGGGGCACGCAGTTTCTGCGATAAAGACCAGAAGGGCGACGACAACATCGTGTTGTACGTGGTGTACAATTTCTTTCCTCACCGCTTAACACACGGTTCGAAACTTCTGCAAGGATAAGGTAAAGACAAAATGCACACATCCACCAAGGAACCCACACACAAAACTGCGAACTATCATCTTCAGTTTGTTGATCGgcggtggagtttttttttttttggaggactTTGGAGAAATTTGCACAACCGAAGGAAGGAAATCGAAGTACGTTTATTTACTGCCAGCAACGTGTCCCGTGTTGCAAACGAACACGTGTAGATGTCCCGTGCCTGGTCGCAGGTAAGCGTTGCACTACTTGAAGCTAAATTATGCACCAGATGATCGTATAAATTGTGCCTAGCGAGATATTATATTTGCTTCAGGTCGAAAACACTATCTTGTGTTACCATTTCTTTCTCTGGCGGtagtaaataaaaaccaccGAAACCTTGGTTTCATGAAACCGATCACAATCCGTACCATTTCTTACTACTCTACAGGATCCCAAATACGATCGGCTTCATTGTACCGATGGTAAGCGGTACGTGGAAAGCAGGAAAGATATTTCCACTCGATAGGACGGACAATTTATCCGAACTGCCGACGGCCACTACGAATCGTTGACGCTGCCTACTGCTAAACTCCGAATCCGATCGATGCAACCGGACCGCAGAGGGCTGCCTCGGGATAGATTGTGCCGATCCAGCCATCCAAATTGAAGTACTCCCTGGCGTTCGGTGTCGGTGGATAAATCGTACCGTAAACCTGTTCGTACAGATAGACTCCGTAGCGTGTCGGTTGCCCATCaacatcgccatcatcatcggccGATCGTGGCATGGGCGATAGATAATCTGCATTAGcgcaaaaattgaaacaagttCAAGCATTAGCCAGGTACAGCCAGACGTTTCGAATCAATCGAAAAATCGCAACAATGTAGACGATTCCATGTCATGCTCATCGGTGGAAAGTTTAACGGACGGTTTGCCAGGAAACGAATCAAGTGTCTAGCAAAGAGGACACAAATGCTTACCCACAATTGTGTCTCCATCCATGTACCTCATGCCATTCGCTAGGGATGAGTCCTgaaagaaaaggaatattttcaaaagatCTATTTATACAACCAAAATTATAGTTTTGACCACAAGCAACAAGAGAACACATTATTCGAGAGGTACTTCTGTATCGGAGGCGTTGCACTTTAACCATCGTTTAATACCATAAAATCAGAGCATATTCATGGAACATTTACGTCGCTAATTTTAAGATCTCTCGAGACAATTTCTTAAGTTTTGAAACATGTGTGCTAGGGCTTGCCTTCGTCATCGAGAAACTACACCAAGAAAGTAtgcaaagtttgttttagAACAATTCTCactattgcatacatttaggcgtattTCTTTTTAGTACAGCACAGTGAATGAGACTGATGATGGtcgtttaaaaaattaatttatttatttttaaaataatgctttattgtttttttgttgtaaatgatTATATAACtattaaaattctaaaatcGTCCCTTAATACGTGCGGTTCCCAACATTTAtcagaatgaatgaatgattgaTCGCAAAGTGTTGAatcaacaattttgttttaacaaaGAGTTGaatccaaaaaaacaccctgaTATTGTTTGTTACTCTTTTTTGTACTTTCCACTAAACagtgaaaatgtaccaagcaATTCGGCTAGCAATACGGAACTTCTTGAGTTGAATCTCATCTGAACTGCCGCTCGTAGTaaatatggatttttttaagctCAGCCATTTGTAACGTTCATTCCCCATCTTCCTTCATTCTCATTCATTTATCTCTTTTCCGATTCATTAAGTGGTAACCTATGTCATAGTAATAGAAACAGTCACAATAATATAACATAGTAACTGATATTAGCAAATAGGTTTTTTGAAATGTAATTAATGCAAGCATAAATTAAGGGATGGCTGATATAGAGTTGcatgttaaaaaattaaacatttttattttcgtcaTGAAGTTTGTATTTTACGCGGCATACAAATTTCTCGATCACCCAAATATCTCCATTCCACGACATTGTGCTATAAAGACACCCCGTTTTATACGACCGAcaacaaatatttacatttgtaCGCGTTCGTTGCGCCGTATCCTTCTGCCGCACAGGTAAAAGCGCACTAGCTGCAAAACCTCAGTATCGTAGTAGCGTGTGccgtcaaaacaaaaaaatccccaccAAAGGGGTCACGGAAGCAGCCCCAGTCTGAGTTTCGCTCGACCGGAAGTTGCCACGGGTAAAGGTGAGGCCACAGGCTCGACTGACGCCAGCAAATGACGACAATCGGCCGACTGCCGAGTGGCCGACTCAAGTGGGTGAGCAGAAAGCAAATGCTTCGAAAATAATAAGTTCCTTGAACGTACCAACCGCCGCGCATCCTCCCAATGAAAACAACACGGTCCAACAAGCTGAACGTACGTCAATAAGGTGTGCAGCTAACGACAGGTTTGAGCAATCGTTTACTACACGTTTGATGTACCATTTTTTGGGGGCCCCAATACCGAAACGAAGTACCACATGAACTGAACTGGAAACGTCCAACTCCTTCCCCAACTGGGCTTACAGTACAGAGCATACATATTTCATAGCATCATTGTATGATCGAGTGCTATAATTACCCGCCGTGTGTGCTGtgaaactgtgtgtgtgtgtttttgtttttctttccatccgcATCTTCCACTTGACCCTTCTTCTGAAGTAAAGCAGTATTGAGGACTGTACGAGATTTGATGCTGATGCTTCCTTTCCAAATTTCCATCCGATGAAACGATGTACGGCCCCCAATATGTTCAAGTTGAAGGTGATTCCGAAGTTAAATCAATGAGTATATAccaacaaaaccaactttCGCTCAAAAGCGTGCGATTCTACTGGCGAAAATTATGTTACCATCAAACATTCGGAGCAAAGATCGTGACCATCTTGCGTATTGCTGTTTCGCGATCGACAATGCTTACGACTGCAAAGCATGGtgttattttttactatttgttCTCGTGCGGTCCACGCCATTGTTTGGACTGTGTGGCCACTTGATTGTTAACAATTTGCGCCGCACATCCATTTGCGATGATGACGCGATCATTATCGTGAGAacgccataaaaaaaacttgtcaaccattttttttcttcactcctTCTTCTAACTAATATTTCTAATGTGTATGGCATGTGAGGAtgagaatatttttatattttcaaaataaaacattactcTCGCTAGTGGCTAATGGAACGCGCGAGttcaatttgaaaaatcaAATGCTGTTACATTGAATAACAGCATCTAATTAGCACTACCaactaacaaaaaaccatTAGCGTGATCAAACAAACCGTGCTCATCTTATGAATAATCTATCCGTTCGTGTTGAATAACTATTTCCACTGGTTAGCtgtatctgttttgttttttttttatctttgtcTTTGGCACACGacaaaacaccccaaaaaagcaGCATTGCATAGTGCAATACAAAAATTGCATAGATTGTTTACCGAAAATAAAGACATTTCCCCCGACCACTCATAAAGCGTGCCGCAATCAGACATGTGTAtgcgtaaaacaaaacaacgaacacCATAAAATCCCACAAAACTCCCCATAAGCTTTTGATAACTAAATGCTTCGGCAAATGTTTACTGTCCACGCCGCGACAATAGCGGCGAGCATAATGCCACTCTCTGTCAACAGGCCCATAAGCATGGGGCGGCACAATCGTTACACAAGCCGGATGGGCAGTTTCCAGTTttaatgatgttttcggtgcgATGCACTTAACACATCGCCCGGCTTACGTGTGGTCATCGGACAATGACATCGGTGGCGGTACGATCCGGGGACCGATCTGGCAACGATAAACAGTAGCAACCGTCCAACATTCGGCAGCTCATTAAAGATCGTGATTTGTGCGGCGAAGAAACCAATCTTGCGACATCATTGCGGTGTTGGGTCTGACCGGCGGTAAAAGACCCTTTTTGGGTAAAATAGTTTTCCTTACTTTAAACTAACAAATGTGCCGCAAAAGCGTATGATCGCTTTGTTTGATTTGCGCAATTGTGTCACGGTCGTGGCTTGGGGGACGGGAGGGAAGAGATATGATAAatgggtaaaaaaaaagataacccttcaaatgtttcgttttacttcaaaccGCAAATGCCGGAACTACTCcgattttttgttatcgtGCGCTGTGACGCAAATTTGGttttatcacattttgttcgaagcaaacaaacgaattaCTCACGGGAATATTTACGACGAGCCACTGCAAATAGAACGTTCTTTCCACGGAATCATTATCGGACGGATGCTGATGGATATTTTCTGCCACAAACACCAAGGTATAAAGATGTTCTGGTTCAGTGTAGTCAAAGTATACGATCGGTGGCACCTCGAATGCTTCCGAACCGATCGTTTCGCCACAGTTCTGTCTCGACAGTACCCAACCGGAACGttccaccagcagcagtagtgGGTTGAACGCACAGGA
Proteins encoded in this window:
- the LOC125764356 gene encoding uncharacterized protein LOC125764356; the protein is MVRGVVFVLLVAVTLPVVPRVRAICTTSLSADRVASCAFNPLLLLVERSGWVLSRQNCGETIGSEAFEVPPIVYFDYTEPEHLYTLVFVAENIHQHPSDNDSVERTFYLQWLVVNIPDSSLANGMRYMDGDTIVDYLSPMPRSADDDGDVDGQPTRYGVYLYEQVYGTIYPPTPNAREYFNLDGWIGTIYPEAALCGPVASIGFGV